aacacaaacaagtccatCGGGGCCCTACCACTTGGGACCATTCGAGTTGCCCACTGACATTAGCTATTTACATAATGTTGTCGATCGAAGGAAAGCGGGAAGTATGTTCCGAACATCCCGGGAAGTATGTTCCGAACATCCCAGCTAACGCTGTGCATGGATAAAATTAAACCAGGCATGGCATTTTTAGAATGTCAAGGATTATATTACAAATGAAGTAGTAGAGGCAAAACTGGTGGTTTTGCTGGTGTCTGACTCAACATCTCACTCCAGCCACAGAAGGTCAGGATCCTAGAAGATGCTTCCTATCATCAACGCATGTTTCCGAGGCACCAAACCTCAGGGAGTAGCTACGTTTTCCTTGGCAAGTGGAGCAATCTCCTCTCCGTCGATGCCAGCCTGACTTCCCTCGACTCCAAGGCCAAGAAGCACCTCCTCCCACTTCTTTGCAGGCCCCTGGACCAGAGATGAGAGAGGGGTTATCCTTATCTTGACAAAGAGTAGCTGCTGTCAACGATAAACGGAAAACTTGGCGTCTGTGCCTACCTTCCAGGACAGGTCTTGCCCCATGCAGTTCTGAACCATCTCATGGAATGCCGGGGTGTCGTACTGTTTCAGGGCTCGTGTGACAGTTGACGCTACTGCTGTGACATCAGCTGGATCTACAGTTTCAcactacaagagagagagagagaggaaattaACCAAAGGCTATTTATTGAGCCTGAGAGCAATGAATCAGTGGTTGCATATTATTCTTTACCTCAACATTGAACGAACCCATGTGGAATCCAGTGACACCCTCCTTGACCGTGTCAACAAGTCCTCCAGTCGATGAACAGATGGGTACCTGCAAAAATATTTGCAGTATTGATGGTCATTTTTTGCACTTTCTCTACTTAACTATGTGGTATTTTCTAACACTTCACAGGAATCAAGATGTAACATGAAAAGAAAAAATGACTGCTAATATTTATCTTTAATAATACTTGCGTGCACTCAAATTTGAATATTAAACTCCTTAAAGCTCCTAGGATCCGTGCGCTGAGAGCGATCTGTTTACTGCAACAAAGCGAGCTAGAAACTCTTACCACTCCATATCTCATCCCTTGTAACTGAATGAGACCACAGGGCTCAAACCTACTTGGGACAATAATGAAGTCAGCCCCAGCAAACATCATATGTGCCAATGGAACATTGAATTTCGCTATGCCTCTAGCATTGCTTGGATATTTCACTTCCAGCTGCGTCAATTCCTCCTCCATTTTCTTCTTTCCCGTACCCTGAAGaacaaaagattttttttttctcagcaaCTATCAGGTTGTGAACTGTGTCATGCAAAAGAATAAAAATCACTTTTAAATTGAAACATACAAGAACAATTATCTGAACATTCTCGCCCACGAATTCTGGAATGGCTGCAATGAGTATGTCAGACCCTTTCTGTTCTTCAAGACGGCCAACAAAAACTATAACAGGGATGCTCGAGTCCACAGGCAATCCAACTTCAGCTTGCAACCTTTCTTTATTGAGAGCCCTTGCTTCAGTTACCTGACAAATTATTTCATTATGTAGAGAAATCTCCATATGAGGTAAGAACGGGCGATGTGATAATAGACCTTACCGTTGTTGCATCATATTTCACACTGATGTACTTATCAGTTGCAGGATCCCATTCATAAACATCCATGCCATTTACAATTCCAATTTCAAGAGGCTTTGTGCGAAGGACACCATCCAACTCAACACCTTTATCTGGGCCAGAAGTGAGTTCCTTGACATAATGTGGACTAACTGTTAGAACCAGATCACTCTCAATGATCCCTGCCTTCATCCAGTTAATCTTTCTCCCTACAACAGGCTTAACATGTCTGCACACATTTGCATTGTACCAATGTCAAAGCTAGAAGAACATACAGATATTATGAAGCAATAGAATATGAACACCTTACCCATCAAGAAAATCAAATGATGGCAAGAAACTGTCAGGTAGATTAAGAAGATCGAAGTCTGCTCTGGCAAATCTACCTTGATAGGCAATATTATGAATGCAGAAAGCAACCTACAAGACCACAATTAAGAAACAAAAATAATCGAAGCATGAAAACTAAAATGATCATTTGCTGCTCCCCACAAATTTTGTCCACAAGATTGCTTaaaattaaaaaacaaaaaaaggaaatgCTAGACCTTAGCATTTGCATAAATTCCATTTGGCTTATACATGCTCTTCAGATAGCATGGCAGAACAGCAGTGTGCCAATCATTGGCTACAAAGACAACATCTTCCCCTGATTACAAGAAAAAAAACACAAATGCTAGTAAGTAAGAGAGTGTGGCCATGTTAGTTCATATAATAGACACACCTACCATATGGTCCAGAGAAATATTCGGAATTGTTGAGATTGAGAACTCTTGGAGCCTCCAAAGCAGCCTAAAAGGATAACTG
Above is a genomic segment from Miscanthus floridulus cultivar M001 chromosome 3, ASM1932011v1, whole genome shotgun sequence containing:
- the LOC136541679 gene encoding granule-bound starch synthase 1b, chloroplastic/amyloplastic, producing the protein MAAMMGSISANGSYQTNRPSALQQAPHMQFQQYCNGGLKFLSKYSQSMRSKTQLAKRRATNNGIHPKTTRPRAPIVCSTGMTIIFVATEVHPWCKTGGLGDVVGGLPPALAAMGHRVMTIAPRYDQYKDAWDTSVLVEVNIGDTVETVRFFHCHKRGVDRVFVDHPMFLEKVWGKTGAKLYGSTTGSDYRDNQLRFCLLCLAALEAPRVLNLNNSEYFSGPYGEDVVFVANDWHTAVLPCYLKSMYKPNGIYANAKVAFCIHNIAYQGRFARADFDLLNLPDSFLPSFDFLDGHVKPVVGRKINWMKAGIIESDLVLTVSPHYVKELTSGPDKGVELDGVLRTKPLEIGIVNGMDVYEWDPATDKYISVKYDATTVTEARALNKERLQAEVGLPVDSSIPVIVFVGRLEEQKGSDILIAAIPEFVGENVQIIVLGTGKKKMEEELTQLEVKYPSNARGIAKFNVPLAHMMFAGADFIIVPSRFEPCGLIQLQGMRYGVVPICSSTGGLVDTVKEGVTGFHMGSFNVECETVDPADVTAVASTVTRALKQYDTPAFHEMVQNCMGQDLSWKGPAKKWEEVLLGLGVEGSQAGIDGEEIAPLAKENVATP